One Salmo salar chromosome ssa01, Ssal_v3.1, whole genome shotgun sequence DNA window includes the following coding sequences:
- the smc5 gene encoding structural maintenance of chromosomes protein 5 isoform X2, with amino-acid sequence MIVGANGTGKSSIVCAICLGLAGKTAILGRGDKVGLYVKRGCNKGSVEIELHKAKGNLVINREIHVENNQSTWMLNGKHTSQKTVEEEVKALQIQVSNLCQFLPQEKVGEFAKMTKVELLEATEKSVGPPEMYEFHCELKTFRTKERELENVCKEKASALEKFKQRNERNKHDVERYYEKKRHLDNIKMLEKKKPWVEYETARKELEGVKKSREDAKKQLKTVRESQAPMLKKIQHIDSQLRPIENQMKDKTVSIREASQKCKQKQDQLDRKHREIEDIKQAFSLKQTEAADRQKRISNTRRMIDDLRAELANIGDQSDVTPQINAVNAELRRIQEEKAKMEGEKADMRREKDNLNGECRLLKNRLRSLDDMMKIKEEKLRGRSKDTYAAIQWLRQNKHIFSGNVYEPMMLVISVRNPHHAKYVENHIPFNDLRAFVFQKREDMEKFMMEVRDSQNLRVNSVFAPEESCATRAPSRPIESLKRFGFFAYLRELFDAPEEVMSYLCNQYKVHDVPVGTDQTKAMIKTVIEEPYLKVLYTAEEKYSLKKSFYSGKTSTSNSAVRPSQYLTMAVDAEEKRQLEEQIRTAEKSMQAIDVQMSAMQERTAKLDHCDNELRAQKKGLSEMKGKKRQLEQKISTKQDSLRQMEQGGIDLQKAEEETKAQISAVNSQKVAIVAEFMAHMKLRAKLSMEKVYMALETVGMTAEKTKLETDCREGSAELRVLEQACAMLEQRKARLLEMCKGLMRRAREICNMDPGESAVPPDLHTAFSQLPDTMDEIDAMLNEERSRADCFTGLSENVVDEYNRREQEIKNLEKELDEKSNALKTYRQNISEAKERWLNPLKQLVEQINDKFSDFFRSMQCAGEVDLHSENEEEYDKYGIRIRVKFRSSTQLHELTAHHQSGGERSVSTMLYLMALQELNRCPFRVVDEINQGMDPVNERRVFDIVVRTACKETTSQYFFITPKLLQNLQYADEMTVLCVHNGPYMLPPNKWDEKAFTRRCVRRKGK; translated from the exons ATGATTGTGGGGGCCAATGGAACTGGCAAGTCCAGTATTGTCTGTGCCATATGTCTGGGTCTGGCAGGAAAGACTGCCATCCTGGGCAGAGGGGACAAG GTTGGGCTGTATGTGAAGCGTGGATGCAACAAAGGATCGGTTGAGATTGAACT GCACAAGGCCAAGGGGAACCTGGTGATCAATAGAGAGATCCATGTGGAGAATAACCAGTCGACGTGGATGCTTAATGGGAAACACACCAGCCAGAAgactgtggaggaggaggtgaaggctcTACAGATCCAAGTGAGCAACCTCTGCCAGTTTCTGCCACAG GAGAAGGTGGGTGAGTTTGCCAAGATGACCAAGGTTGAGCTGCTTGAGGCCACAGAGAAGTCAGTGGGACCTCCAGAGATGTATGAGTTCCACTGCGAGCTCAAGACCTTCCGCACCAAAGAGAGGGAACTGGAG AATGTGTGCAAGGAGAAGGCCAGCGCCCTGGAGAAGTTCAAGCAAAGGAACGAACGGAACAAGCACGACGTGGAGCGCTACTATGAGAAGAAGAGACACCTGGACAACATCAAGATGCTGGAGAAGAAGAAACCCTGGGTG GAGTATGAGACAGCCCGTAAGGAGCTGGAGGGGGTGAAGAAGTCAAGGGAGGACGCCAAGAAGCAGCTGAAAACCGTGAGGGAGTCCCAGGCCCCCATGCTAAAGAAGATCCAGCACATCGACAGTCAGCTGAGGCCCATCGAGAACCAGATGAAGGACAAG ACGGTCAGCATCAGGGAGGCCTCTCAGAAGTGTAAACAGAAACAGGACCAGCTGGACCGGAAGCACAGAGAG ATTGAGGATATCAAGCAGGCCTTCAGCCTGAAGCAGACGGAGGCGGCGGACCGCCAGAAGCGAATCAGCAACACCCGGCGCATGATTGACGACCTGAGGGCGGAGCTGGCCAACATAGGCGACCAATCAGACGTGACGCCGCAGATCAATGCGGTGAATGCGGAGCTGAGGCGCATCCAGGAAGAGAAAGcaaagatggagggagaaaagGCCGACATGCGTAGAGAGAAGGACAACTTGAACGGAGAGTGTAGAC TGTTGAAGAACAGGCTGAGGAGTCTGGATGACATGATGAAAATCAAGGAGGAGAAGCTGAGAGGGCGCTCCAAGGACACCTACGCTGCCATCCAGTGGCTGAGGCAGAACAAACACATCTTCAGTGGCAATGTCTATGAACCTATGATGCTAGTG ATTAGTGTCCGCAACCCTCACCATGCCAAGTACGTGGAGAACCACATTCCATTCAATGACCTGCGAGCCTTTGTCTTCCAGAAGAGGGAAGACATGGAGAAGTTTATGATGGAG GTGCGTGACAGCCAGAACCTGAGGGTGAATTCAGTCTTCGCTCCTGAGGAATCCTGCGCCACCCGGGCTCCCTCCCGACCCATCGAGTCTCTGAA GCGTTTTGGGTTCTTTGCGTACCTGCGAGAGCTCTTTGATGCTCCAGAAGAGGTTATGAGCTACCTCTGCAACCAGTACAAGGTGCACGACGTTCCCGTGGGAACGGACCAAACCAAAGCCATGATCAAGACG GTGATTGAGGAGCCCTACCTGAAGGTGCTTTACACAGCTGAGGAGAAGTACTCTCTGAAGAAGTCCTTTTACTCAGGCAAGACTAGCACCAGTAACTCTGCCGTGCGGCCCTCCCAGTACCTCACCATGGCCGTGGACGCCGAGGAGAAACGGCAGCTGGAGGAGCAGATCAGG ACGGCTGAAAAGAGCATGCAGGCCATCGATGTCCAGATGAGCGCCATGCAGGAACGTACTGCCAAGCTGGATCACTGTGACAATGAGCTACGGGCCCAGAAGAAGGGGCTCTCAGAGATGAAGGGTAAAAAGAGACAGTTGGAACAGAAGATCAGTACCAAGCAGGACAG TCTTCGGCAGATGGAGCAGGGGGGCATTGACCTACAGAAGGCTGAGGAGGAGACCAAGGCCCAGATCTCAGCAGTCAACTCCCAGAAGGTGGCCATTGTGGCTGAGTTCATGGCCCACATGAAG CTGAGGGCTAAGTTGAGTATGGAGAAGGTTTACATGGCTCTAGAGACCGTGGGCATGACAGCAGAGAAGACCAAGCTGGAGACTGACTGCAGGGAGGGCTCGGCTGAGCTCAGGGTCCTAGAG CAAGCGTGTGCCATGCTGGAGCAGCGCAAGGCCCGTCTGTTGGAGATGTGTAAGGGCCTGATGAGGAGGGCCAGGGAGATCTGCAACATGGACCCTGGGGAGAGTGCTGTACCCCCAGACCTACACACG GCCTTCAGCCAGCTGCCCGACACTATGGATGAGATAGACGCCATGTTGAATGAGGAGAGGTCCAGGGCAGACTGCTTCACTGGCCTCAGTGAGAAT GTGGTGGATGAGTACaacaggagagagcaggagatCAAGAACCTGGAGAAAGAGCTGGATGAGAAGAGCAATGCCCTGAAAACCTACAGACAGAACATATCAGAG gcaaagGAGCGCTGGCTGAATCCTCTGAAGCAACTTGTAGAGCAGATCAATGATAAGTTCAGTGATTTCTTCCGCTCCATGCAGTGTGCCGGGGAGGTGGACCTGCATTCAGAGAACGAG GAGGAGTATGATAAATACGGGATCCGTATCCGGGTGAAATTCCGTAGCAGCACGCAGCTCCATGAGCTCACAGCACACCACCAGAGTGGAGGGGAGCGCAGTGTCTCCACAATGCTCTACCTCATGGCCCTGCAAGAGCTCAACCGCTGTCCCTTCCGAGTGGTGGACGAGATCAACCAG GGTATGGACCCAGTCAATGAAAGGAGAGTCTTTGACATTGTTGTACGGACAGCCTGCAAGGAGACAACCTCCCAGTACTTCTTCATCACACCCAAG CTCCTTCAGAACCTCCAGTATGCAGATGAGATGACCGTCCTGTGTGTCCATAACGGACCTTACATGCTGCCTCCCAACAAATGGGACGAGAAGGCCTTCACCAGGCGCTGCGTCCGCCGCAAGGGCAAATAG
- the smc5 gene encoding structural maintenance of chromosomes protein 5 isoform X1, whose amino-acid sequence MASAGKKKRISNVTNTQPSNNGAGSSSGTVGDGQVSGFVEGSIIRITMQNFLTYDHSIVYPGPNLNMIVGANGTGKSSIVCAICLGLAGKTAILGRGDKVGLYVKRGCNKGSVEIELHKAKGNLVINREIHVENNQSTWMLNGKHTSQKTVEEEVKALQIQVSNLCQFLPQEKVGEFAKMTKVELLEATEKSVGPPEMYEFHCELKTFRTKERELENVCKEKASALEKFKQRNERNKHDVERYYEKKRHLDNIKMLEKKKPWVEYETARKELEGVKKSREDAKKQLKTVRESQAPMLKKIQHIDSQLRPIENQMKDKTVSIREASQKCKQKQDQLDRKHREIEDIKQAFSLKQTEAADRQKRISNTRRMIDDLRAELANIGDQSDVTPQINAVNAELRRIQEEKAKMEGEKADMRREKDNLNGECRLLKNRLRSLDDMMKIKEEKLRGRSKDTYAAIQWLRQNKHIFSGNVYEPMMLVISVRNPHHAKYVENHIPFNDLRAFVFQKREDMEKFMMEVRDSQNLRVNSVFAPEESCATRAPSRPIESLKRFGFFAYLRELFDAPEEVMSYLCNQYKVHDVPVGTDQTKAMIKTVIEEPYLKVLYTAEEKYSLKKSFYSGKTSTSNSAVRPSQYLTMAVDAEEKRQLEEQIRTAEKSMQAIDVQMSAMQERTAKLDHCDNELRAQKKGLSEMKGKKRQLEQKISTKQDSLRQMEQGGIDLQKAEEETKAQISAVNSQKVAIVAEFMAHMKLRAKLSMEKVYMALETVGMTAEKTKLETDCREGSAELRVLEQACAMLEQRKARLLEMCKGLMRRAREICNMDPGESAVPPDLHTAFSQLPDTMDEIDAMLNEERSRADCFTGLSENVVDEYNRREQEIKNLEKELDEKSNALKTYRQNISEAKERWLNPLKQLVEQINDKFSDFFRSMQCAGEVDLHSENEEEYDKYGIRIRVKFRSSTQLHELTAHHQSGGERSVSTMLYLMALQELNRCPFRVVDEINQGMDPVNERRVFDIVVRTACKETTSQYFFITPKLLQNLQYADEMTVLCVHNGPYMLPPNKWDEKAFTRRCVRRKGK is encoded by the exons ATGGCTTCTGCGGGCAAGAAAAAACGAATAAGTAACGTAACGAACACACAACCTTCAAATAATGGAGCAGGTTCGTCCTCTGGTACCGTTGGAGATGGCCAGGTGTCTGGATTTGTCGAAGGATCCATAATTCGCATCACAATGCAAAACTTCCT GACCTACGACCACTCCATAGTTTACCCTGGACCAAACCTAAACATGATTGTGGGGGCCAATGGAACTGGCAAGTCCAGTATTGTCTGTGCCATATGTCTGGGTCTGGCAGGAAAGACTGCCATCCTGGGCAGAGGGGACAAG GTTGGGCTGTATGTGAAGCGTGGATGCAACAAAGGATCGGTTGAGATTGAACT GCACAAGGCCAAGGGGAACCTGGTGATCAATAGAGAGATCCATGTGGAGAATAACCAGTCGACGTGGATGCTTAATGGGAAACACACCAGCCAGAAgactgtggaggaggaggtgaaggctcTACAGATCCAAGTGAGCAACCTCTGCCAGTTTCTGCCACAG GAGAAGGTGGGTGAGTTTGCCAAGATGACCAAGGTTGAGCTGCTTGAGGCCACAGAGAAGTCAGTGGGACCTCCAGAGATGTATGAGTTCCACTGCGAGCTCAAGACCTTCCGCACCAAAGAGAGGGAACTGGAG AATGTGTGCAAGGAGAAGGCCAGCGCCCTGGAGAAGTTCAAGCAAAGGAACGAACGGAACAAGCACGACGTGGAGCGCTACTATGAGAAGAAGAGACACCTGGACAACATCAAGATGCTGGAGAAGAAGAAACCCTGGGTG GAGTATGAGACAGCCCGTAAGGAGCTGGAGGGGGTGAAGAAGTCAAGGGAGGACGCCAAGAAGCAGCTGAAAACCGTGAGGGAGTCCCAGGCCCCCATGCTAAAGAAGATCCAGCACATCGACAGTCAGCTGAGGCCCATCGAGAACCAGATGAAGGACAAG ACGGTCAGCATCAGGGAGGCCTCTCAGAAGTGTAAACAGAAACAGGACCAGCTGGACCGGAAGCACAGAGAG ATTGAGGATATCAAGCAGGCCTTCAGCCTGAAGCAGACGGAGGCGGCGGACCGCCAGAAGCGAATCAGCAACACCCGGCGCATGATTGACGACCTGAGGGCGGAGCTGGCCAACATAGGCGACCAATCAGACGTGACGCCGCAGATCAATGCGGTGAATGCGGAGCTGAGGCGCATCCAGGAAGAGAAAGcaaagatggagggagaaaagGCCGACATGCGTAGAGAGAAGGACAACTTGAACGGAGAGTGTAGAC TGTTGAAGAACAGGCTGAGGAGTCTGGATGACATGATGAAAATCAAGGAGGAGAAGCTGAGAGGGCGCTCCAAGGACACCTACGCTGCCATCCAGTGGCTGAGGCAGAACAAACACATCTTCAGTGGCAATGTCTATGAACCTATGATGCTAGTG ATTAGTGTCCGCAACCCTCACCATGCCAAGTACGTGGAGAACCACATTCCATTCAATGACCTGCGAGCCTTTGTCTTCCAGAAGAGGGAAGACATGGAGAAGTTTATGATGGAG GTGCGTGACAGCCAGAACCTGAGGGTGAATTCAGTCTTCGCTCCTGAGGAATCCTGCGCCACCCGGGCTCCCTCCCGACCCATCGAGTCTCTGAA GCGTTTTGGGTTCTTTGCGTACCTGCGAGAGCTCTTTGATGCTCCAGAAGAGGTTATGAGCTACCTCTGCAACCAGTACAAGGTGCACGACGTTCCCGTGGGAACGGACCAAACCAAAGCCATGATCAAGACG GTGATTGAGGAGCCCTACCTGAAGGTGCTTTACACAGCTGAGGAGAAGTACTCTCTGAAGAAGTCCTTTTACTCAGGCAAGACTAGCACCAGTAACTCTGCCGTGCGGCCCTCCCAGTACCTCACCATGGCCGTGGACGCCGAGGAGAAACGGCAGCTGGAGGAGCAGATCAGG ACGGCTGAAAAGAGCATGCAGGCCATCGATGTCCAGATGAGCGCCATGCAGGAACGTACTGCCAAGCTGGATCACTGTGACAATGAGCTACGGGCCCAGAAGAAGGGGCTCTCAGAGATGAAGGGTAAAAAGAGACAGTTGGAACAGAAGATCAGTACCAAGCAGGACAG TCTTCGGCAGATGGAGCAGGGGGGCATTGACCTACAGAAGGCTGAGGAGGAGACCAAGGCCCAGATCTCAGCAGTCAACTCCCAGAAGGTGGCCATTGTGGCTGAGTTCATGGCCCACATGAAG CTGAGGGCTAAGTTGAGTATGGAGAAGGTTTACATGGCTCTAGAGACCGTGGGCATGACAGCAGAGAAGACCAAGCTGGAGACTGACTGCAGGGAGGGCTCGGCTGAGCTCAGGGTCCTAGAG CAAGCGTGTGCCATGCTGGAGCAGCGCAAGGCCCGTCTGTTGGAGATGTGTAAGGGCCTGATGAGGAGGGCCAGGGAGATCTGCAACATGGACCCTGGGGAGAGTGCTGTACCCCCAGACCTACACACG GCCTTCAGCCAGCTGCCCGACACTATGGATGAGATAGACGCCATGTTGAATGAGGAGAGGTCCAGGGCAGACTGCTTCACTGGCCTCAGTGAGAAT GTGGTGGATGAGTACaacaggagagagcaggagatCAAGAACCTGGAGAAAGAGCTGGATGAGAAGAGCAATGCCCTGAAAACCTACAGACAGAACATATCAGAG gcaaagGAGCGCTGGCTGAATCCTCTGAAGCAACTTGTAGAGCAGATCAATGATAAGTTCAGTGATTTCTTCCGCTCCATGCAGTGTGCCGGGGAGGTGGACCTGCATTCAGAGAACGAG GAGGAGTATGATAAATACGGGATCCGTATCCGGGTGAAATTCCGTAGCAGCACGCAGCTCCATGAGCTCACAGCACACCACCAGAGTGGAGGGGAGCGCAGTGTCTCCACAATGCTCTACCTCATGGCCCTGCAAGAGCTCAACCGCTGTCCCTTCCGAGTGGTGGACGAGATCAACCAG GGTATGGACCCAGTCAATGAAAGGAGAGTCTTTGACATTGTTGTACGGACAGCCTGCAAGGAGACAACCTCCCAGTACTTCTTCATCACACCCAAG CTCCTTCAGAACCTCCAGTATGCAGATGAGATGACCGTCCTGTGTGTCCATAACGGACCTTACATGCTGCCTCCCAACAAATGGGACGAGAAGGCCTTCACCAGGCGCTGCGTCCGCCGCAAGGGCAAATAG
- the smc5 gene encoding structural maintenance of chromosomes protein 5 isoform X3, which produces MLNGKHTSQKTVEEEVKALQIQVSNLCQFLPQEKVGEFAKMTKVELLEATEKSVGPPEMYEFHCELKTFRTKERELENVCKEKASALEKFKQRNERNKHDVERYYEKKRHLDNIKMLEKKKPWVEYETARKELEGVKKSREDAKKQLKTVRESQAPMLKKIQHIDSQLRPIENQMKDKTVSIREASQKCKQKQDQLDRKHREIEDIKQAFSLKQTEAADRQKRISNTRRMIDDLRAELANIGDQSDVTPQINAVNAELRRIQEEKAKMEGEKADMRREKDNLNGECRLLKNRLRSLDDMMKIKEEKLRGRSKDTYAAIQWLRQNKHIFSGNVYEPMMLVISVRNPHHAKYVENHIPFNDLRAFVFQKREDMEKFMMEVRDSQNLRVNSVFAPEESCATRAPSRPIESLKRFGFFAYLRELFDAPEEVMSYLCNQYKVHDVPVGTDQTKAMIKTVIEEPYLKVLYTAEEKYSLKKSFYSGKTSTSNSAVRPSQYLTMAVDAEEKRQLEEQIRTAEKSMQAIDVQMSAMQERTAKLDHCDNELRAQKKGLSEMKGKKRQLEQKISTKQDSLRQMEQGGIDLQKAEEETKAQISAVNSQKVAIVAEFMAHMKLRAKLSMEKVYMALETVGMTAEKTKLETDCREGSAELRVLEQACAMLEQRKARLLEMCKGLMRRAREICNMDPGESAVPPDLHTAFSQLPDTMDEIDAMLNEERSRADCFTGLSENVVDEYNRREQEIKNLEKELDEKSNALKTYRQNISEAKERWLNPLKQLVEQINDKFSDFFRSMQCAGEVDLHSENEEEYDKYGIRIRVKFRSSTQLHELTAHHQSGGERSVSTMLYLMALQELNRCPFRVVDEINQGMDPVNERRVFDIVVRTACKETTSQYFFITPKLLQNLQYADEMTVLCVHNGPYMLPPNKWDEKAFTRRCVRRKGK; this is translated from the exons ATGCTTAATGGGAAACACACCAGCCAGAAgactgtggaggaggaggtgaaggctcTACAGATCCAAGTGAGCAACCTCTGCCAGTTTCTGCCACAG GAGAAGGTGGGTGAGTTTGCCAAGATGACCAAGGTTGAGCTGCTTGAGGCCACAGAGAAGTCAGTGGGACCTCCAGAGATGTATGAGTTCCACTGCGAGCTCAAGACCTTCCGCACCAAAGAGAGGGAACTGGAG AATGTGTGCAAGGAGAAGGCCAGCGCCCTGGAGAAGTTCAAGCAAAGGAACGAACGGAACAAGCACGACGTGGAGCGCTACTATGAGAAGAAGAGACACCTGGACAACATCAAGATGCTGGAGAAGAAGAAACCCTGGGTG GAGTATGAGACAGCCCGTAAGGAGCTGGAGGGGGTGAAGAAGTCAAGGGAGGACGCCAAGAAGCAGCTGAAAACCGTGAGGGAGTCCCAGGCCCCCATGCTAAAGAAGATCCAGCACATCGACAGTCAGCTGAGGCCCATCGAGAACCAGATGAAGGACAAG ACGGTCAGCATCAGGGAGGCCTCTCAGAAGTGTAAACAGAAACAGGACCAGCTGGACCGGAAGCACAGAGAG ATTGAGGATATCAAGCAGGCCTTCAGCCTGAAGCAGACGGAGGCGGCGGACCGCCAGAAGCGAATCAGCAACACCCGGCGCATGATTGACGACCTGAGGGCGGAGCTGGCCAACATAGGCGACCAATCAGACGTGACGCCGCAGATCAATGCGGTGAATGCGGAGCTGAGGCGCATCCAGGAAGAGAAAGcaaagatggagggagaaaagGCCGACATGCGTAGAGAGAAGGACAACTTGAACGGAGAGTGTAGAC TGTTGAAGAACAGGCTGAGGAGTCTGGATGACATGATGAAAATCAAGGAGGAGAAGCTGAGAGGGCGCTCCAAGGACACCTACGCTGCCATCCAGTGGCTGAGGCAGAACAAACACATCTTCAGTGGCAATGTCTATGAACCTATGATGCTAGTG ATTAGTGTCCGCAACCCTCACCATGCCAAGTACGTGGAGAACCACATTCCATTCAATGACCTGCGAGCCTTTGTCTTCCAGAAGAGGGAAGACATGGAGAAGTTTATGATGGAG GTGCGTGACAGCCAGAACCTGAGGGTGAATTCAGTCTTCGCTCCTGAGGAATCCTGCGCCACCCGGGCTCCCTCCCGACCCATCGAGTCTCTGAA GCGTTTTGGGTTCTTTGCGTACCTGCGAGAGCTCTTTGATGCTCCAGAAGAGGTTATGAGCTACCTCTGCAACCAGTACAAGGTGCACGACGTTCCCGTGGGAACGGACCAAACCAAAGCCATGATCAAGACG GTGATTGAGGAGCCCTACCTGAAGGTGCTTTACACAGCTGAGGAGAAGTACTCTCTGAAGAAGTCCTTTTACTCAGGCAAGACTAGCACCAGTAACTCTGCCGTGCGGCCCTCCCAGTACCTCACCATGGCCGTGGACGCCGAGGAGAAACGGCAGCTGGAGGAGCAGATCAGG ACGGCTGAAAAGAGCATGCAGGCCATCGATGTCCAGATGAGCGCCATGCAGGAACGTACTGCCAAGCTGGATCACTGTGACAATGAGCTACGGGCCCAGAAGAAGGGGCTCTCAGAGATGAAGGGTAAAAAGAGACAGTTGGAACAGAAGATCAGTACCAAGCAGGACAG TCTTCGGCAGATGGAGCAGGGGGGCATTGACCTACAGAAGGCTGAGGAGGAGACCAAGGCCCAGATCTCAGCAGTCAACTCCCAGAAGGTGGCCATTGTGGCTGAGTTCATGGCCCACATGAAG CTGAGGGCTAAGTTGAGTATGGAGAAGGTTTACATGGCTCTAGAGACCGTGGGCATGACAGCAGAGAAGACCAAGCTGGAGACTGACTGCAGGGAGGGCTCGGCTGAGCTCAGGGTCCTAGAG CAAGCGTGTGCCATGCTGGAGCAGCGCAAGGCCCGTCTGTTGGAGATGTGTAAGGGCCTGATGAGGAGGGCCAGGGAGATCTGCAACATGGACCCTGGGGAGAGTGCTGTACCCCCAGACCTACACACG GCCTTCAGCCAGCTGCCCGACACTATGGATGAGATAGACGCCATGTTGAATGAGGAGAGGTCCAGGGCAGACTGCTTCACTGGCCTCAGTGAGAAT GTGGTGGATGAGTACaacaggagagagcaggagatCAAGAACCTGGAGAAAGAGCTGGATGAGAAGAGCAATGCCCTGAAAACCTACAGACAGAACATATCAGAG gcaaagGAGCGCTGGCTGAATCCTCTGAAGCAACTTGTAGAGCAGATCAATGATAAGTTCAGTGATTTCTTCCGCTCCATGCAGTGTGCCGGGGAGGTGGACCTGCATTCAGAGAACGAG GAGGAGTATGATAAATACGGGATCCGTATCCGGGTGAAATTCCGTAGCAGCACGCAGCTCCATGAGCTCACAGCACACCACCAGAGTGGAGGGGAGCGCAGTGTCTCCACAATGCTCTACCTCATGGCCCTGCAAGAGCTCAACCGCTGTCCCTTCCGAGTGGTGGACGAGATCAACCAG GGTATGGACCCAGTCAATGAAAGGAGAGTCTTTGACATTGTTGTACGGACAGCCTGCAAGGAGACAACCTCCCAGTACTTCTTCATCACACCCAAG CTCCTTCAGAACCTCCAGTATGCAGATGAGATGACCGTCCTGTGTGTCCATAACGGACCTTACATGCTGCCTCCCAACAAATGGGACGAGAAGGCCTTCACCAGGCGCTGCGTCCGCCGCAAGGGCAAATAG